Below is a window of Myxococcus guangdongensis DNA.
ATGGCGAACACGGGGACGTCCTGGGGCGGCAGTCCGTATTGCTCCGAGGCGACGCGGCGCACCTGGGTCTTGAGCGTCTCGCGCGACTCGGGGGACAGCTCGTCGGCGAAGTTGAGGATGAACACGAGCGCGCGGCGGCGGGCGAACTCGGTGAGGAACTGCACCTGCGAGGCCTCCGCGACGCTGCCCCGGTGCATCACGACCAGTGCCACGTCCGCGCGCTCCAGCGCCGCGCGCGCCACGTCGCGATGCGTGGTGGCCACGCTGTTGAGGTCGGGCGTGTCGATGAACACCTGTCCGCCCCAGAGCGCCTGGGGCCCGGGCAGGTAGCGCGTGACGCGGGCACCGGACTGGGCCAGCGAGTCCGCCGCGGCGCCCTCGGGAGCGAACACGGTGGCGACGGTGCTGGTGGGACGGTCCACGCCTTCGCGAGAGAGGGGCTGGCCCGCGAGCGCGTTGAGGAGGGTGGACTTGCCGGCGCCGGTGGCCCCCACGAGCGCCACGGCGAGGGGCGCGTCCCGGTTCGCCACGCCGCGTGCGTAGTCATCCACGAGCCGCTCCAATCGCGCCGCGTGCGGCTGGAGGGCTGGCAGTTCCAGGGCGGTCCGCAAGAGGGACCGCAGGGCTTCGGGTTCGGGCAGGCTCGTCTCGTCCACGGGGAGTGACAGCCTGTCCTGCTCGTGTCCGGGGGGCCAGCGCGAATGTCGTCGGACGTGCGCCAGCGTTCAGTGCGCGCCGGTGGGCTTGTGCGTGGCGGTGCCGGAGCGGGGCGCTCTCAGGTAGAAACAGGAGGCATGGAACTCTTCCTCATGTCGCCGCCGGGACGTGGCTGGGCATTGCGAGGACGCAACAACTTCCGCAGTCGCGAGGCGCCGCAGGTGGACGCGCACAAGGCCCGACGTGAGTGGCTGGCCCTCGCGAGAGCCATCGAGGCACGGGGCGGCACGGTGGTGGTGCTGACCTCGCCTTCGGAGCTGCTCACGGGCATGCCCTACGCGGCGGAGTGTGGACAGGTGGTGGCGCGCGAGGGACAGGCTCCCTGGTTCGTGTTGCCCCGGATGATGAGCGAGCACCGACGCGCGGAGCGCGAGCACTGGGCGGCGCTGGCGGGGCGCATGGGTTTCGAGGTGATCGACCCGCGCGCGGGCATCTGGGAGGCGCACGGAGACGTGGCGCACTTCGACGGCGCCACGCTCCTGTTCTGGGGCGGGCGCACGACGCTCGAGGGGCTGGAGGCCGCGTCGCGCTGGTTCCCTGGCGAGGTGGTGCGCGTGCAGGTCCGAGAGCCCGCGTTCCACGGCAACATGGCGCTGTTGCCGCTGCCCGCGGTGGACCGGATGCTGGTGTGCCCGGAGGTCATCGCACCGGAATCCTTCGCGAGGCTGCGTGAGCGCTTCGGGGATGCGCGGTTACTGGTGGTGACGGAGGACGAGATTCGCCGCTACGCCACGAACGGACTGCCGCTGGGGGAGGAACTGCTCGCGCCCTCGGTGGTGCCCCAGCCGGTGCGTGCTCGGCTGGAGGCGCTGGGGATGCGGGTGGTGCCGCTCGACATGGGCGAGCTCTGCGAGAAGGGCGGTGGCTCCTCGCGCTGTCTCGTGTCGCGAGCCGTGGTGGAAGATGGCGTGGTGAGCATTCCGGACGAGGCCCGCTTGGCGGCCGTGGCGAGGGATATCGAAGCCGATGCGTGACACCGGGGCATTGACGCGACAGGCGGAGGCCTTCTTCTCCGCGCATCCAGGTGTGTCGCTCCTGGCGCTGGGCGCGGGCGAGCACGCCGAGTCGATGGACCTGTCTCCGTTGGGATTGCCGGCGACGTACCTGCCCGCGGAGCGAAACCTGTCGCTGGCGGCGCAGTACCTCGCGCTGAACCAGTTCGCGTTCGGCGGCATCGGCGTGCCGCGCTGGGTGCTGTCGGATTTGTACCTGATGCCGGGAGCGATTGGGTTGCTGCGCTGTCCGGCGAGGATGTTGAAGCCGGAGGTGCGCGCGCACCTGGGGTTGGAGGACGAGGACCCGGCCATCGGCGCGGCGTACTACGCGGCGCCCTCGGTGACGCCGGGGCTGTTCATCGGCGTGTCGCTGTTGAGCTTCCTGCCGGGGACGGGCGCGGCCGCGTGGGTGAAGACGCTGACGTTGAGCATGTTGCGCGCGAAGCGCCTGCGCGGCGTGGCCCAGTGGGACAACCCGAGCGTCCGTGTCCACTCACGCCTGGGGCCCTTGCGGCTGGTGGGGCGGGTCCCCGGAGGACACGAGTATGGGGAGCGGACGTTCGTCTACGAGACGGACCTGTCCGACGGCACACGCGTGGCGGAGGCGATGGAGCGTCGACTGTCATTGCCGTCCACGCGCCGAGTCGCCGTCACGGACCTGGGGGCGCTGAGAGCATTGCTCGACCGCGCCGAGGCGGGCGAGCAGCTCTACCTGGTGCCGCCGGGGGTCCACGACGGCCATGTGCTCGTGCGCGAAGGCGCGCCCTGAGTTTCTCCGCTGTGCTCACGGCGAGGGCGCGGCGGGGGCGTCCATGTCCTCCTGGAGGGCTCGGCGTAGCGCGCTCGCGCCGTCCTTCAGGATGGGCTCGCCGTGGGCGAAGCAGAGGATGTCCACGGCGAGGTGGTCGAGGATGCGCTGGACGCTCTGCCGCGTGCGCAGGGGTTCATCCTGATACTCGCTGGGGACGAACTCGGGCGTGCCCTGGCTGTCGTGGGTCAGCAGGTCCGAGATGAAGGCGACGCCGCGAGGATGCTTCTGCATCCACAGCGTGAACATGGCCACGGCGGGTCCAGGCGTGTGGAAGGGGAGCAGTCCGCCCGGCAGCGTGTCGCCGGCCACGTAGATGAAGTCGGGCTTGTCCTCCAGTCCGTACGCGTTCTCCGGGGCCCACACCGGCGCGCCGAACACCTTGCGGAAGCGCCACGCCGAGCGCTGGTGGTTCCCCGAGGTCAGGATGATGGCGGTGACGTCGCCGAGCGCGCGCAGCTTCGCCTCGTCGATGGGCAGCGGGTCGATGAGGATGACGGAGCCATCCTCGTCCACCACGGCGTAGGCATCGCTGCGGGTGCCGCCGATGCGGTTGTCGGTCACGGTCCAGTGGTGGATGCCCGGCACCAGTTGGGCCAGTCGCTTCGCCTTCCCCTTCGGCTCACTCATGCGGAGAAGCTAGGCACCCCCCGGCGATGTCCAGGGGGCACTGGCTCTTCCCGCTCGCCCGCCCGGCACCCCGGCCCTGGAGCGGCCAACGTCCGAGTCGCGCAGACGGGCCTCCCGCCCTGG
It encodes the following:
- a CDS encoding MBL fold metallo-hydrolase, producing the protein MSEPKGKAKRLAQLVPGIHHWTVTDNRIGGTRSDAYAVVDEDGSVILIDPLPIDEAKLRALGDVTAIILTSGNHQRSAWRFRKVFGAPVWAPENAYGLEDKPDFIYVAGDTLPGGLLPFHTPGPAVAMFTLWMQKHPRGVAFISDLLTHDSQGTPEFVPSEYQDEPLRTRQSVQRILDHLAVDILCFAHGEPILKDGASALRRALQEDMDAPAAPSP
- a CDS encoding dimethylarginine dimethylaminohydrolase family protein is translated as MELFLMSPPGRGWALRGRNNFRSREAPQVDAHKARREWLALARAIEARGGTVVVLTSPSELLTGMPYAAECGQVVAREGQAPWFVLPRMMSEHRRAEREHWAALAGRMGFEVIDPRAGIWEAHGDVAHFDGATLLFWGGRTTLEGLEAASRWFPGEVVRVQVREPAFHGNMALLPLPAVDRMLVCPEVIAPESFARLRERFGDARLLVVTEDEIRRYATNGLPLGEELLAPSVVPQPVRARLEALGMRVVPLDMGELCEKGGGSSRCLVSRAVVEDGVVSIPDEARLAAVARDIEADA